From the genome of Halictus rubicundus isolate RS-2024b chromosome 2, iyHalRubi1_principal, whole genome shotgun sequence, one region includes:
- the Nle gene encoding notchless protein homolog 1, producing MNKRKLDEENGDERNSDDFPLEAIETKRILSRFKSDTGETLPGGLLDLPINISINKLQAICNALLQNEDPVPFAFYVNDIEITDTLEKNINENFSISEDVVEIIYQPQAIFKVRAVTRCTGSLEGHKEAVISVAFSPDGSSLASGSGDTTVRFWDIYTQTPYFTCESHKNWVLCISWSPCGRKLASACKNGTIILWDPKTGQQIGRPMSSHKMWVTSLCWEPFHRNPECQYLVSASKDGDVRIWDTIRSQIVRVLSGHTKSVTCVKWGGRGLIYSASQDRTIKVWRAEDGILCRTLVGHAHWVNTLALNVDYVLRTGPFHLGKHIDKTENVLEYAKKQYDSFNEDILVSGSDDFTLFLWKPEKETKPIARMTGHQQLINDVKFSPDGRIIASASFDKSIKLWESNTGKYIASLRGHVQAVYSIAWSADSRLLVSGSADSTLKVWNMKTKKLCQDLPGHADEVFAVDWSPDGLRVASGGKDKVLRLWQN from the exons ATGAATAAAAGAAAGCTCGATGAAGAAAATGGGGATGAACGAAATAGTGATGATTTTCCTTTAGAAGCGATAGAAACCAAACGAATTCTGTCTCGTTTTAAATCAGATACTGGTGAAACATTACCTGGTGGTTTGTTAGATTTGCCTATAAATATTTCTATTAACAAATTGCAAGCAATCTGCAATGCTCTTTTACAAAATGAAGACCCAGTGCCTTTTGCATTTTATGTGAATGATATAGAGATTACAGATactttagaaaaaaatatcaaTGAGAACTTTAGCATTAGTGAAGATGTAGTTGAAATTATATATCAACCACAAGCAATTTTCAAAGTTAGAGCAGTTACCCGATGTACTGGATCATTGGAGG GTCATAAAGAAGCTGTGATATCAGTTGCATTTTCTCCAGACGGATCTAGTTTAGCTAGTGGATCTGGAGATACTACAGTCAGATTTTGGGATATTTATACTCAAACACCTTATTTCACCTGTGAAAGTCATAAAAATTGGGTTTTGTGTATATCATGGTCTCCATGTGGAAGAAAACTTGCTTCTGCATGTAAAAATGGAACAATTATATTATGGGATCCAAAAACAGGCCAACAAATAG GAAGACCAATGTCGAGTCATAAAATGTGGGTCACCTCTTTATGTTGGGAACCATTTCACAGAAATCCAGAATGCCAATACTTAGTTAGTGCTTCTAAGGATGGCGATGTAAGAATATGGGATACTATACGTTCTCAAATTGTTCGGGTACTTTCAGGTCATACTAAAAGTGTAACATGTGTCAAGTGGGGTGGAAGAGGTCTCATCTATTCTGCATCTCAAGATAGAACCATTAAAGTGTGGAGGGCTGAAGAT GGAATTCTATGTAGGACTTTAGTGGGTCATGCGCATTGGGTGAATACATTAGCTTTGAATGTAGACTATGTGCTTAGAACTGGTCCATTCCATTTGGGAAAGCATATAgataaaacagaaaatgtatTAGAATATGCAAAAAAGCAATATGACAGTTTCAATGAAGATATACTTGTATCTGGCTCTGATGATTTCACACTATTCCTTTGGAAACCAGAAAAGGAAACAAAACCTATAG CAAGAATGACTGGTCATCAGCAATTGATAAACGATGTCAAATTTTCACCAGACGGCCGGATAATAGCATCAGCTTCTTTTGATAAATCTATAAAATTGTGGGAATCTAATACAGGAAAATACATAGCTTCATTGAGAGGCCACGTGCAAGCTGTGTATTCAATTGCTTGGAGTGCAGATTCTCGTTTACTCGTTAGTGGTAGTGCAGATTCCACATTGAAAG TTTGGAATATGAAGACTAAGAAGCTTTGCCAAGATCTACCTGGTCATGCAGATGAAGTTTTTGCTGTGGACTGGTCTCCAGATGGATTGCGTGTTGCATCTGGTGGAAAAGATAAAGTTTTAAGATTGTGGCAGAATTGA